From Deinococcus aquaticus, one genomic window encodes:
- the lepB gene encoding signal peptidase I gives MTASARNRLGRLWRDWLSPLAFALLLTQFGATAVRVDGVSMLPGLRHGETLLVPKIEGWAHTLGVGTYGRGDTVVFKPPRTAAQEWTRTYRGLTLPWAYRPYLVKRVVGLPGDTVQVTQGRVTVNGRPLNEPRTTAYWNGACHDTTSDLANTPPITVPAGTYFVMGDNRSPGGSLDSRVFGPVGTADIAGRALASVWPLTVPRTATPPCKPEQRDGPQQWNPRLLRSGG, from the coding sequence GTGACCGCCTCTGCCAGGAACCGCCTGGGCCGCCTGTGGCGCGACTGGCTGTCCCCGCTGGCCTTCGCGCTGCTGCTGACGCAGTTCGGCGCGACCGCCGTGCGCGTGGACGGCGTGAGCATGCTGCCCGGCCTGCGCCACGGCGAGACGCTACTCGTCCCGAAAATCGAAGGGTGGGCGCACACCCTGGGCGTCGGCACCTACGGGAGGGGCGACACCGTGGTGTTCAAACCACCCCGCACCGCTGCCCAGGAGTGGACCCGCACGTACCGGGGCCTCACCCTTCCCTGGGCGTACCGCCCGTACCTCGTCAAGCGGGTGGTCGGACTGCCCGGCGACACCGTGCAGGTCACGCAGGGCCGCGTCACCGTGAACGGCCGCCCCCTGAATGAACCCCGCACCACCGCCTACTGGAACGGGGCGTGCCACGACACGACCAGCGACCTTGCCAACACGCCGCCCATCACCGTCCCGGCCGGAACGTACTTCGTGATGGGCGACAACCGCAGCCCCGGCGGCAGCCTCGACAGCCGCGTATTCGGCCCGGTGGGCACCGCCGACATCGCCGGACGCGCCTTGGCCAGCGTGTGGCCCCTGACCGTGCCCAGAACTGCCACGCCCCCCTGCAAGCCGGAACAACGGGACGGCCCGCAGCAGTGGAATCCGCGCCTGCTGCGCTCAGGCGGGTGA
- a CDS encoding DNA-3-methyladenine glycosylase 2, producing the protein MTVTFTREFMLERMFAGDATFDGLFYTGVTSTGIYCLPSCRARKPLAGNVVFHPCAASARAAGLRACRRCQPDAFQAGVPVEEATFTAALARVDVPGVLSVQALARELNLSGSALHRLFREQFQCSPADWLTRRRVELAAAHLLTSADTAAQVAFAVGFGSLSAFGAQFRRVMHLTPQALRVAVRTGTLRLTLPAAYPLELVRRDLGRDPLSVTGQVREGAVQYAWTLPGGPQVVTVQFGDQEARVQPSCPETLSGPDWLALHTLTVRALGLRGLSRPVPLVPDLFDGLVWAVVGQQVTFRQACTLRRRLVERCGPPAGDGLSAPPTAQAVAALTPAELGSLGLTGARAALLHRLAGRVSRGEVNLAALARGTVGAARRTLLAVPGIGLWTAEYVLLRVLGFPDIVPGTDAALAAALRRAHGLPARPTPAEVQRLLDPFAPHRSHAVLRLWHALPPTHDPHGDTP; encoded by the coding sequence ATGACGGTCACGTTCACGCGGGAATTCATGCTGGAGCGGATGTTCGCGGGTGACGCGACGTTCGACGGGCTGTTCTACACGGGCGTGACGAGTACCGGGATCTACTGCCTGCCGTCCTGCCGGGCGCGCAAGCCGCTGGCGGGGAACGTGGTGTTCCACCCGTGCGCGGCGTCGGCGCGGGCGGCGGGACTGCGGGCGTGTCGTCGCTGCCAGCCGGACGCGTTCCAGGCGGGCGTGCCGGTCGAGGAGGCGACCTTCACGGCTGCGCTGGCCCGAGTGGACGTGCCGGGCGTCCTGTCCGTGCAGGCGCTGGCCCGCGAGTTGAACTTGAGTGGCAGCGCGCTGCACCGCCTGTTCCGTGAGCAGTTCCAGTGCAGTCCGGCCGACTGGCTGACGCGGCGGCGGGTGGAACTGGCGGCCGCGCACCTGCTGACCTCGGCGGACACGGCGGCGCAGGTGGCGTTCGCGGTGGGGTTCGGGAGCCTGTCGGCGTTCGGCGCGCAGTTCCGGCGGGTGATGCACCTGACCCCGCAGGCCTTGCGCGTGGCGGTCCGGACGGGCACGCTGCGGCTGACGCTGCCGGCCGCGTACCCGCTGGAACTGGTGCGCCGCGACCTGGGCCGCGATCCGCTCAGCGTGACGGGGCAGGTGCGGGAAGGTGCGGTGCAGTATGCGTGGACGCTGCCGGGCGGGCCGCAGGTCGTGACCGTGCAGTTCGGAGATCAGGAGGCCCGGGTGCAGCCGTCCTGTCCGGAGACCCTGAGCGGTCCGGACTGGCTGGCCCTGCACACGTTGACGGTGCGGGCGCTGGGCCTGCGCGGACTGTCGCGGCCTGTTCCGCTGGTGCCGGACCTCTTCGACGGGCTGGTGTGGGCCGTGGTGGGCCAGCAGGTCACGTTCCGGCAGGCCTGCACGCTGCGGCGGCGACTGGTGGAACGCTGCGGCCCACCCGCCGGGGACGGCCTGAGCGCGCCGCCCACCGCGCAGGCCGTGGCGGCCCTGACCCCCGCCGAACTGGGCAGCCTGGGCCTGACCGGAGCGCGGGCCGCGCTGCTGCACCGCCTGGCCGGACGGGTCTCGCGTGGGGAGGTGAACCTCGCGGCGCTGGCACGCGGCACGGTGGGAGCCGCTCGCCGCACCCTGCTGGCCGTGCCCGGCATCGGCCTGTGGACCGCCGAGTACGTGCTGTTGCGCGTGCTGGGCTTCCCGGACATCGTGCCCGGCACGGACGCCGCCCTGGCCGCCGCGCTGCGCCGCGCGCACGGGCTGCCCGCACGCCCGACGCCCGCAGAGGTGCAGCGCCTGCTTGACCCCTTCGCCCCTCACCGCAGTCACGCGGTCCTGCGCCTGTGGCACGCCCTGCCACCCACCCACGACCCTCACGGAGACACCCCATGA
- a CDS encoding DinB family protein, with translation MPDGVYTLEGSEFAFGSLRNVQAHVAGCYRVWVGARGLGEDVGGPDPVSVPDVTAMRRVFADVDSMMERALDTFAAPDEAFDLVLPGEVLRVTQRWLVMHPVTHEFHHKGQMLTMGRVLGFPYPPGPDTDLVLPGEVPGG, from the coding sequence CTGCCGGACGGCGTGTACACCCTGGAGGGCTCCGAGTTCGCGTTCGGCAGCCTGCGGAACGTGCAGGCGCACGTGGCCGGGTGTTACCGGGTGTGGGTGGGCGCGCGGGGCCTGGGAGAGGACGTGGGCGGCCCGGACCCGGTGAGCGTGCCGGACGTGACCGCCATGCGCCGCGTGTTCGCGGACGTGGACAGCATGATGGAGCGGGCGCTGGACACCTTCGCGGCGCCGGATGAAGCGTTCGATCTGGTCCTGCCGGGCGAGGTGCTGAGGGTCACGCAGCGGTGGCTGGTCATGCACCCGGTCACGCACGAGTTTCATCACAAGGGCCAGATGCTGACGATGGGCCGCGTGCTGGGGTTCCCGTACCCGCCGGGGCCAGACACGGACCTGGTCCTGCCGGGCGAGGTGCCGGGAGGCTGA
- a CDS encoding PadR family transcriptional regulator, which translates to MDTNLFKGNLDLILLSVLEREGGYGQDIAKRVSAVTEGSITLNAGSLYPALHRLEKGGFLSAAETTPARGGPPVRTYTLTDAGRAELRRRRDSYRAFDAALRSLW; encoded by the coding sequence GTGGATACGAACCTGTTCAAGGGCAACCTGGACCTGATCCTCCTGAGCGTCCTGGAACGCGAGGGCGGCTACGGGCAGGACATCGCCAAGCGCGTCAGTGCCGTCACGGAGGGCAGCATCACCCTGAACGCCGGGAGCCTGTACCCAGCCCTGCACCGCCTGGAGAAGGGTGGGTTCCTGAGCGCCGCCGAGACGACCCCCGCCCGTGGTGGCCCCCCGGTCCGCACGTACACCCTGACCGACGCGGGCCGCGCCGAACTGCGCCGCAGACGTGATTCTTACCGAGCCTTCGATGCGGCCCTGCGGAGCCTCTGGTGA
- a CDS encoding isocitrate lyase/PEP mutase family protein: MTRSQPQSRPQHAHLLRALHERGLILPCAWDAVSARVLQQAGSPAIGTSSAAVAFALGFPDGQVAPRDTLLAALERTLNAVTVPVTADLEGGYADTPQGVADTVHTALSLGAAGLNLEDATGQPDRPLLPADQQVDRLRAARAAADAQGVPAYLNARTDTYLTGYGDTDADRLDETVRRGRAYLQAGADSVFVPGLTDPPTIRALRDRLGGALAVMHAPGGPDAHTLLRAGASRVSTGPSLFLAALGHAATLSAQFRERGTLDTPGALPFGTVQGWFSRSPA, encoded by the coding sequence ATGACCCGATCCCAACCCCAATCCCGGCCTCAGCACGCCCACCTTCTGCGCGCCCTGCACGAACGCGGCCTGATCCTGCCCTGCGCCTGGGACGCCGTCAGCGCCCGCGTGTTGCAGCAGGCGGGCAGTCCCGCCATCGGCACGAGTAGCGCCGCCGTGGCCTTCGCCCTGGGCTTCCCGGATGGGCAGGTCGCCCCGCGCGACACCTTGCTGGCCGCACTGGAACGCACCCTGAACGCCGTGACCGTGCCTGTCACCGCCGACCTGGAGGGTGGGTACGCCGACACGCCGCAGGGCGTGGCCGACACGGTCCACACCGCCCTGAGCCTGGGCGCGGCGGGCCTGAACCTCGAAGACGCCACCGGGCAGCCCGACCGGCCTCTGCTGCCAGCGGACCAGCAGGTGGACCGGCTGCGGGCCGCGCGCGCGGCCGCCGACGCCCAGGGCGTCCCCGCGTACCTGAACGCCCGCACCGACACGTACCTCACCGGATACGGCGACACCGACGCAGACAGGCTGGATGAGACCGTCCGCCGGGGCCGCGCGTACCTGCAAGCCGGGGCGGACAGCGTGTTCGTGCCCGGCCTGACCGACCCGCCCACCATCCGTGCGCTGCGCGACCGCCTGGGCGGCGCGCTGGCCGTCATGCACGCCCCCGGCGGCCCGGACGCCCACACCCTGCTGCGCGCCGGGGCCAGCCGCGTCAGCACCGGCCCCTCCCTGTTTCTGGCTGCGCTGGGTCACGCTGCCACTCTGTCTGCACAGTTCCGGGAGCGCGGCACGCTCGACACGCCCGGCGCGCTGCCTTTCGGAACAGTGCAGGGTTGGTTCAGCCGTTCACCCGCCTGA
- the aceF gene encoding dihydrolipoyllysine-residue acetyltransferase, whose protein sequence is MATELKLPDVGDNIEQGTVVTVLIKAGDTVTEGQPIIEIETDKAVIEVPAETAGTVEAVNVTVGDTVKVGGVIATLGGAGASPATSSQGGGDQAAQAESSGTSADAGQANQVAQAQQAAQKEQAGTTAPAQDSAVQDNAAQTGAAPASGGAQITLPDVGDNIEQGTVVTVLVKAGDTVTEGQPVIEIETDKAVVEVPANASGTVQSVSVNVGDTVKVGGVIATLSGGSAPAAPAPAAAPAPAASAPAAPAPAQPAGAPAAQAAAPAQSGTQNPQTFDGRHVVPAAPSIRRLAREIGVDIHAVHGTGIAGRISEEDVRRTGGSPTVTAPAAAQASAPAAPAPAVAAAPLPNFEKWGAVTREDMSGIRKATVRSMTASTAIPMVTHFDKADVTLMEETRKRFGARVEKAGGKLTMTHILMKVVANALRQFPKFGASLDLNAQQVIYKDFVNIGVAVDTPVGLLVPVIKDADRKSITDMVLELSELAGRARDRKLKPDEMQGATFTISNLGGIGGHAFTPIVNAPEVAILGVSRGGMEPVWNRETGTFEPRNMLPLSLTYDHRLIDGADAARFVRFICESLEDPFLISL, encoded by the coding sequence ATGGCTACTGAACTGAAACTCCCCGACGTGGGCGACAACATCGAGCAGGGCACCGTCGTGACCGTGCTGATCAAGGCCGGCGACACCGTGACCGAGGGGCAACCCATCATCGAGATCGAGACCGACAAGGCCGTCATCGAGGTGCCCGCCGAGACCGCCGGGACCGTGGAAGCCGTGAACGTGACGGTGGGCGACACCGTGAAGGTCGGCGGCGTGATTGCCACCCTGGGCGGCGCAGGTGCCTCCCCGGCCACCTCCAGCCAGGGCGGCGGGGATCAGGCCGCGCAGGCTGAGAGCAGCGGCACGTCCGCTGACGCAGGACAGGCCAATCAGGTGGCGCAGGCGCAGCAGGCCGCGCAGAAAGAACAGGCCGGCACGACCGCCCCGGCCCAGGACAGCGCCGTCCAGGACAACGCCGCCCAGACCGGCGCGGCTCCGGCCAGCGGCGGCGCGCAGATCACCCTGCCGGACGTGGGTGACAACATCGAGCAGGGCACCGTCGTGACCGTGCTGGTCAAGGCCGGCGACACCGTGACCGAGGGCCAGCCCGTCATCGAGATCGAGACCGACAAGGCCGTCGTGGAGGTGCCCGCCAACGCCAGCGGCACCGTGCAGAGCGTCAGCGTGAACGTGGGCGACACCGTGAAGGTCGGCGGCGTGATCGCCACCCTGAGCGGCGGCAGCGCCCCGGCCGCCCCCGCACCCGCTGCTGCCCCTGCACCGGCTGCATCGGCACCCGCCGCACCTGCCCCGGCCCAGCCTGCCGGTGCGCCCGCCGCTCAGGCCGCCGCACCCGCGCAGTCCGGCACGCAGAACCCGCAGACCTTCGACGGTCGCCACGTCGTGCCCGCCGCGCCCAGCATCCGCCGCCTCGCCCGCGAGATCGGCGTGGACATTCACGCCGTGCACGGCACCGGCATCGCCGGCCGTATCAGCGAGGAAGACGTCCGCCGCACCGGCGGCAGCCCCACCGTCACCGCGCCCGCCGCCGCGCAGGCCAGCGCACCTGCCGCCCCCGCACCCGCTGTGGCCGCCGCGCCCCTGCCCAACTTCGAGAAGTGGGGCGCCGTCACCCGCGAGGACATGAGCGGCATCCGCAAGGCCACCGTGCGCTCCATGACCGCCAGCACCGCGATCCCCATGGTCACGCACTTCGACAAGGCCGACGTGACCCTCATGGAAGAGACCCGCAAACGCTTCGGCGCGCGCGTCGAGAAAGCCGGCGGCAAACTCACCATGACGCACATCCTCATGAAGGTCGTCGCGAACGCCCTGCGTCAGTTCCCCAAATTCGGCGCGAGCCTCGACCTGAACGCCCAGCAGGTCATCTACAAGGACTTCGTGAACATCGGCGTGGCCGTCGACACGCCCGTCGGCCTGCTCGTGCCCGTCATCAAGGACGCCGACCGCAAGAGCATCACCGACATGGTCCTCGAACTGAGCGAACTCGCCGGCCGCGCCCGCGACCGCAAACTCAAACCCGACGAGATGCAGGGCGCGACCTTCACGATCAGCAACCTCGGCGGGATCGGCGGGCACGCCTTCACGCCCATCGTAAACGCCCCCGAAGTCGCCATCCTCGGCGTCAGCCGCGGCGGCATGGAACCCGTCTGGAACAGGGAAACCGGCACGTTCGAACCCCGCAACATGCTCCCACTCAGCCTCACCTACGACCACCGCCTGATCGACGGCGCCGACGCCGCCCGCTTCGTGCGCTTCATCTGCGAGTCGCTGGAAGACCCCTTCCTGATCTCGCTGTAA